The Saccharomyces cerevisiae S288C chromosome VII, complete sequence genome includes a region encoding these proteins:
- the EMC4 gene encoding chaperone EMC4 (Member of conserved ER transmembrane complex; required for efficient folding of proteins in the ER; null mutant displays induction of the unfolded protein response; homologous to worm ZK616.6/EMC-4 and fly CG11137; mutation is functionally complemented by human EMC4), producing the protein MSEQEPYEWAKHLLDTKYIEKYNIQNSNTLPSPPGFEGNSSKGNVTRKQQDATSQTTSLAQKNQITVLQVQKAWQIALQPAKSIPMNIFMSYMSGTSLQIIPIMTALMLLSGPIKAIFSTRSAFKPVLGNKATQSQVQTAMFMYIVFQGVLMYIGYRKLNSMGLIPNAKGDWLPWERIAHYNNGLQWFSD; encoded by the coding sequence ATGAGTGAACAGGAGCCTTACGAATGGGCTAAACACCTATTGGACACCAAGTATATCGAAAAATACAACATTCAGAACTCAAACACATTACCTTCACCACCAGGATTTGAAGGTAATTCCTCTAAAGGAAATGttacaagaaaacaacaagaTGCTACATCTCAAACTACTTCTTTGGCAcaaaaaaaccaaataaCAGTATTACAAGTACAGAAGGCATGGCAAATTGCGTTACAACCAGCCAAATCTATTCCgatgaatatttttatgtcGTATATGTCCGGTACATCCTTACAAATCATTCCTATAATGACTGCCCTCATGCTACTCTCTGGACCCATTAAagcaatattttcaacaagGAGTGCATTCAAACCAGTGTTGGGTAATAAAGCAACACAAAGTCAAGTGCAAACTGCTATGTTCATGTATATCGTATTCCAAGGCGTCTTAATGTACATTGGATACAGGAAACTAAATTCAATGGGTCTCATTCCTAACGCTAAGGGTGATTGGCTACCCTGGGAACGAATTGCTCATTATAATAATGGATTACAATGGTTTTCCGATTGA
- the SAP4 gene encoding Sap4p (Protein required for function of the Sit4p protein phosphatase; member of a family of similar proteins that form complexes with Sit4p, including Sap155p, Sap185p, and Sap190p; SAP4 has a paralog, SAP155, that arose from the whole genome duplication) produces MSLWPFGETLSHSGIDSILEEYYLIFRSLEGNETSSTDDKKNEPSMESESEFGTESRDRSDLNQSFIDRILLETALLDELNGAANDRLVDFICLGYFYDDRSQQVRHMDYLVDMLMAYLKDIDRTGYRTPFLLENSFHQTGEYEDQDDEDPMLYVNIISSIFCSKSAPIVEALVQNTPFLSSLFEVFQFENIEAENCPILAVFLKINETLLFEQTSSYLEFFKSQPNIVDKFLYHIEVSPLVEFLIKIMLTDQVESPTNIIDFLYHQDLIPKCLNLLENSKYSPGIQNSSGELLKALISISTNFKLDTLWIGPNRLTRQLASPQYVDQLINIILFQRGHAMGVAVSIIIELIRKNNSDYDEVDLLSTTIVDNPPSQRDPVYLGHLLYELTMHMEDFYALLIKLENDDDDDHDTASKALPSVKHHLLENQLHESFRPLGFERVKITELISEMLHCSNMGLMNSKRGEKIARTRDKCRDTLDQNSLEKAMKNLNINDNTITSNTLEDKCNNNDSNDSNDNQKQKKNIKKKFHDNELYSTFDTSDDNIDDDDDMSFEIPYVSETQNLKIRKNPTIGDLFKIKLHDLGFFPKFLQLFLRYPWNNFWHNIVFDIIQQIFNGRMDFSYNSFLVYSLFDFKKSTRFIPKPLYGSNQKLPVKDFHIISDFILQGHKDSFEFYEKEKTNLGYMGQLVLIAEEIAKYSKIYKTDLIAPDIYAFLQDEVWMSYSSDILNETRTMCSIILGGGQFCAESDENTNQDFLEKADMSKPAHPSTMDENEIVHEEDVKLHDKVAELIDELGQLTELDIHDKIKDVIVDHHSDLN; encoded by the coding sequence atgtcaCTATGGCCCTTTGGAGAGACGCTGAGTCATTCCGGAATTGATTCGATACTTGAAGAGTACTATCTAATTTTTCGTAGTTTGGAGGGAAATGAGACCTCTTCAACTGACGACAAGAAGAATGAGCCTTCTATGGAGTCAGAGTCCGAATTTGGTACCGAGTCTCGGGATAGGAGTGACCTTAACCAGTCATTTATTGATAGGATCTTGTTGGAAACAGCTTTGCTGGATGAACTGAATGGAGCAGCCAACGACAGACTCGTCGACTTCATTTGCTTGGGATATTTCTATGACGACCGTTCCCAGCAGGTCCGCCACATGGACTACCTAGTGGACATGTTGATGGCTTACCTGAAGGACATAGACCGCACTGGTTATAGAACCCCATTTCTTTTAGAGAATTCATTCCATCAAACAGGTGAATATGAAGATCAGGACGATGAAGACCCAATGCTGTATGTCAACATTATTTCCAGTATTTTTTGTTCGAAAAGTGCGCCCATAGTGGAGGCACTCGTGCAAAATACCCCATTTTTGTCCTCTCTGTTCGAGGTTTTCcagtttgaaaatattgagGCAGAAAATTGTCCTATCTTGGCTGTTTTCCTTAAGATTAACGAAACTCTTCTGTTTGAACAGACATCTAGCTAtttggaatttttcaaatcgCAACCGAACATTGTGGACAAGTTCTTATATCATATTGAAGTCTCACCCTTGGTTGAATTTCTCATTAAAATCATGCTGACTGATCAAGTTGAATCACCTACGAACATTATTGACTTCTTGTATCACCAGGATCTGATACCTAAGTGTTTGAATCTCTTGGAAAATAGCAAATACTCACCTGGTATTCAAAACAGTAGCGGAGAGCTTCTAAAAGCACTGATCAGCATTTCCACCAATTTTAAACTGGATACTTTGTGGATCGGACCTAACCGATTGACAAGACAGCTTGCCTCTCCGCAATATGTCGACCAACTTATTAATATAATCTTATTTCAAAGAGGCCATGCAATGGGAGTTGCCGTATCTATTATAATTGAGTTGATCAGGAAGAATAATTCCGACTATGACGAAGTAGATTTGTTAAGTACCACCATAGTAGACAATCCGCCTTCTCAAAGAGATCCAGTCTATTTGGGCCATTTGTTATATGAGCTCACTATGCATATGGAAGATTTTTATGCATTACTAATTaaacttgaaaatgatgatgacgatgatcATGACACTGCTTCAAAAGCTCTTCCATCTGTTAAGCATCACCTACTAGAAAACCAATTGCATGAATCATTCAGGCCTTTGGGCTTTGAAAGAGTCAAGATTACAGAATTGATATCGGAAATGTTACACTGTTCAAATATGGGATTGatgaattcaaaaagagGCGAAAAAATAGCACGTACCAGAGATAAATGCAGGGACACTCTTGATCAAAACTCACTAGAGAAAGccatgaaaaatttaaatataAATGATAATACTATTACTTCCAATacattagaagataaatgtaataataatgatagtAATGACAGTAATGACAaccaaaaacaaaaaaaaaatattaaaaaaaagtttcatgATAATGAATTGTATTCTACTTTTGATACATCTGATGAcaatattgatgatgatgatgatatgaGTTTTGAAATTCCTTACGTCAGTGAAACgcaaaatttgaaaatacGTAAAAACCCTACCATTGGAgatttattcaaaattaaacttCATGACCTTGGgttttttccaaagtttCTACAATTATTCTTAAGATATCCTTGGAATAACTTTTGGCACAACATTGtatttgatattattcAGCAGATATTCAATGGTCGAATGGATTTTTCTTATAACTCATTTTTGGTCTATTCTTTGtttgatttcaaaaagtCTACAAGATTTATCCCAAAACCTTTGTACGGCAGCAACCAAAAGTTACCTGTTAAAGACTTCCATATTATCTCTGATTTCATTTTACAAGGCCACAAGGATTCGTTTGAATTTTAcgaaaaagagaaaacaaatttaGGTTATATGGGTCAATTAGTATTAATTGCCGAAGAAATTGCGAAGTATTCCAAAATTTATAAGACCGATCTAATTGCTCCAGATATATATGCCTTCTTACAAGATGAAGTTTGGATGTCATATTCTAGTGACATCTTGAACGAAACAAGGACAATGTGTTCAATAATTCTTGGTGGAGGCCAGTTCTGTGCCGAAAGCGATGAAAATACTAACCAGgactttttggaaaaagcTGATATGAGTAAACCAGCTCATCCATCCACAATGGATGAGAATGAAATTGTTCACGAGGAGGATGTTAAGTTGCATGATAAAGTTGCCGAGCTCATAGATGAATTGGGTCAATTAACCGAATTAGATATTCATGATAAAATTAAAGATGTTATTGTTGATCATCATTCCGACTTAAATTGA
- the SHE10 gene encoding She10p (Protein involved in outer spore wall assembly; likely involved directly in dityrosine layer assembly; putative GPI-anchored protein; overexpression causes growth arrest; SWAT-GFP, seamless-GFP and mCherry fusion proteins localize to the endoplasmic reticulum; SHE10 has a paralog, OSW7/YFR039C, that arose from the whole genome duplication; paralogs are redundant for spore wall dityrosine assembly), translated as MGKLIKLITTLTVLVSLLQYCCEFNSGSISCERTQTLCHYTNPRVWNTYFSRNCELYKNKVSPGFDIVARKYDTAVKPVIDDATVKVNKVAIQPAFKVIHSQCKKWNCGKYYQLVRSPMVKTRRFFFAKYNAFVKPNLDKFFTAEFRSHLKERILKYKNIGHYYFTITSRCIKSKYDFIVGNTEEKLMGKFKNKDTHGIHGSVTREPSSEDMVLTVSTMESDEEELTTTSTQTVVETITLDQEEASAVANHAHDDEASTDVEGSTDVNVNEQALLQEDFDMWSETILQKTQDVIQLFEKDVSKYINGKLVEEANHFKAKFQSLDDKSKKFFSKISLAINDIECVEGIDSETGKKIFFDKSGSTEISQYITRELVREYFNETRSTLDELTNAMEKDLSEITDEIEKKVNAIREENVEVFEEWGDIIVNEWSKRMAYVDVINAHMGADDDTTLDEEKAKSSVNWKKFLKGKKQIIESRDKLAHHSADLSRVNAFRQKVQKKILSFTQESGEFLYILRSKANLQFQERERKERERKEREKAAAEEFQRQQELLRQQEEEDEEDVSYTSTSTITTTITMTL; from the coding sequence ATGGGAAAGCTGATAAAGTTAATCACAACTCTGACGGTGTTGGTATCGTTGCTTCAGTACTGTTGCGAATTCAATAGTGGGAGCATATCGTGTGAACGCACGCAAACGCTTTGCCATTATACCAATCCAAGAGTCTGGAACACCTacttttcaagaaattgtgaattatacaaaaataaagttagTCCCGGTTTCGATATAGTGGCGCGTAAATATGACACGGCTGTCAAACCTGTCATCGATGACGCTACAGTAAAAGTGAACAAGGTCGCTATACAGCCTGCATTCAAGGTCATCCATTCACAATGTAAGAAATGGAACTGTGGAAAGTATTACCAATTGGTCCGCTCCCCAATGGTCAAGACTAGACGATTTTTCTTCGCAAAATACAATGCTTTTGTGAAACCTAACTTAGACAAATTCTTTACTGCGGAGTTTCGCTCTCatttgaaggaaagaattttaAAGTATAAAAATATAGGCCATTATTACTTTACTATCACTTCAAGATGCATCAAATCCAAATACGACTTTATTGTTGGTAATACAGAGGAAAAATTAATGGGAAAGTTCAAGAATAAGGACACGCATGGCATTCATGGTTCTGTCACACGTGAGCCTTCCTCGGAGGACATGGTTTTAACCGTAAGTACTATGGAGTCTGACGAAGAGGAGCTAACTACAACAAGTACTCAAACAGTGGTTGAAACAATTACTTTGGACCAGGAAGAGGCTAGCGCTGTTGCTAATCATGCGCACGACGATGAGGCTTCCACAGACGTTGAAGGCTCCACAGACGTCAATGTCAATGAACAGGCTCTGTTGCAAGAGGATTTTGACATGTGGAGTGAGACTATATTGCAGAAAACACAAGACGTCATACAGCtatttgaaaaggatgTTTCCAAATACATCAATGGTAAATTGGTTGAGGAGGCCAACCATTTTAAAGCCAAGTTTCAATCTTTAGATGATAAATCTAAGAAGTTCTTCTCCAAGATTTCGCTAGCCATTAACGATATTGAATGTGTGGAAGGCATTGATAGTGAAACTggcaagaaaattttcttcgaTAAATCTGGAAGTACTGAGATTTCTCAGTACATAACGAGAGAGTTAGTTCGTGAGTACTTCAACGAGACGCGCTCGACGTTAGACGAACTGACAAATGCTATGGAGAAAGATTTGAGCGAAATCActgatgaaattgaaaaaaaagttaatgCAATTAGAGAGGAAAACGTCGAGGTATTTGAAGAATGGGGTGATATCATTGTAAATGAATGGTCCAAAAGAATGGCTTATGTGGATGTTATCAACGCTCACATGGGTGCAGATGATGACACTACGCTTGATGAAGAGAAAGCAAAGTCTTCTGTTAACTGGAAGAAGTTTTTGAAGGGCAAGAAACAGATCATAGAATCTAGAGACAAGCTGGCTCACCATTCCGCTGACTTATCCCGTGTTAACGCGTTTAGGCAAAAAGtgcaaaagaagatattatCGTTCACTCAAGAGAGTGGTGAGTTTTTGTATATTCTAAGATCGAAAGCCAACCTGCAATTTCAGGAACGTGAAAGAAAGGAAcgtgaaagaaaagagcGTGAAAAAGCTGCAGCAGAAGAGTTCCAAAGGCAGCAGGAGCTATTACGACAAcaggaagaagaagacgaagaagacGTATCCTACACCTCTACTTCGACCATCACCACAACCATTACCATGACATTGTGA
- the SEC15 gene encoding Rab GTPase-binding exocyst subunit SEC15 (Essential 113 kDa subunit of the exocyst complex; the exocyst mediates polarized targeting and tethering of post-Golgi secretory vesicles to active sites of exocytosis prior to SNARE-mediated fusion; interacts with and functions as a downstream effector of active, GTP-bound Sec4p, a Rab family GTPase), translating to MDQEGQPLLSKDFQQVLLATASGNNSSWTERAVLNNESTDAVKHEPALGQNDVFDLDPLSFDKWVPFLRRALDKNQLDPVIDELENSIEDNFQGLELQLLQDSQMNDKLETSIDEIANIQGMVQDTLSSEISKFQIRLSESANELIVKKQMYVNNKKISLKISEATILITKVVRILELSSKCQELITERKFFKVLQNLDSLEKLYLQEFKNYNFQFLIEIYNSIPFLQKVTKDECINLIRNSLNLNLGKNLIKVGQEFVAIYENELLPQWLETRSKMKLTNFKFNSPIEISMRDESFLAKLNLGEFFQLDDFHDSIMIFQNLNELSVLSGEFNKEYELRKTKLMYPLIWKKNKTAAYQMDSLLRGTGTTPGSTAHDVSTDDPFTQSLSLHFLQDYFLKILGFLLYDINLNKATEFILVDNNYNSTNEFWDGLMDRLSPYLSYFIDEKLKTEEDMIKLKDFLCIYVAILENFKLNIEPLYKILVSIFEKFCSVSLRAFDDEFQILLNDDDFMPLSINDKTLYEKVLKICWMKEGEHLSLPDPTNGEPFAVTLPFSPLYPMTCTLAKKTYSKITAFLSIFYRHELHTLNNILVKTMDDIFNDIVNKKIRSKLESTSREEIAQILVNLDYFIIAAKEFSNFMTRENILQNPDMEIRLSSIKYLAESRKLAETKLIELIDSKISDILETIEIDWQITEVRQDPDISIIDLAQFLEMMFASTLQNLPYSVQTLLIFREFDSLTRQFMGLLLHDTPSTITHESIMNFEVDVNYLESIIPRIFPSTPGTIDSNGYQSPMTPSTPTFPNANGVDAPTLFENNIKSLEATFMELKQCIELLKTQGKDYNEPEIRLRKYSRIRQEDAALLLSKIQHFVSSVEGANGDDTSVMDSSSIFNSESASVIDSNTSRIAKFFNRR from the coding sequence ATGGACCAAGAAGGCCAGCCATTgctttcaaaagattttcaGCAGGTTTTACTGGCTACTGCATCCGGAAACAATTCATCGTGGACAGAAAGGGCTGTTCTCAACAATGAAAGTACAGATGCAGTGAAACACGAACCTGCGCTGGGCCAAAATGATGTGTTTGATTTAGATCCTTTATCCTTTGATAAGTGGGTACCTTTTTTAAGAAGGGCTCTTGATAAAAATCAATTGGACCCCGTAATTgatgaattggaaaattcaATTGAGGATAACTTTCAAGGTCTGGAATTGCAATTATTACAAGATTCCCAAATGAATGATAAGCTGGAAACATCTATAGACGAAATTGCAAACATCCAAGGTATGGTGCAAGACACTTTATCCAGtgaaatttccaaatttcaaataagaTTGAGTGAATCAGCTAATGAACTAATTGTCAAGAAACAAATGTATGttaataacaaaaaaatttcactaaaaatttcagaagCAACAATTTTAATCACTAAGGTTGTTAGAATCTTGGAATTATCCAGCAAATGTCAAGAATTGATCACCGaaagaaagtttttcaaagttttacAAAACTTGGATAGTCTGGAGAAATTGTATCTACAAGAATTTAAGAATTATAATTTCCAATTTTTAATTGAAATTTACAATTCTATACCATTTTTACAGAAAGTCACCAAGGATGAGTGTATAAATTTGATAAGGAATTCTCTAAATTTAAATTTAGGGAAGAACTTGATAAAAGTGGGGCAAGAATTCGTGGCAATTTATGAGAATGAATTACTTCCGCAATGGCTCGAAACGAGATCTAAAATGAAGTTgacaaatttcaaatttaattCGCCTATAGAGATCTCCATGAGAGATGAATCCTTTCTAGCAAAGCTAAACTTGGGTGAATTTTTCCAGTTAGATGACTTTCACGATTCTAtaatgatttttcaaaacttaAATGAGTTGAGCGTCCTCTCTGGAGAGTTTAACAAAGAATATGAACTGAGAAAGACAAAACTAATGTATCCATTgatatggaagaagaataaaacAGCTGCATATCAAATGGATTCGTTATTACGGGGTACAGGTACTACTCCTGGATCAACCGCGCATGACGTTTCCACAGATGATCCTTTCACACAAAGTCTAAGTTTACACTTTTTGCAGGAttactttttgaaaattctcGGCTTCTTATTATATGATATTAATTTGAATAAAGCTACAGAATTTATCCTCGTTGATAATAACTATAATTCTacaaatgaattttggGATGGACTCATGGACAGGTTGTCACCATATTTGAGTTATTTCATAGATGAGAAGCtgaaaacagaagaagacaTGATtaaattgaaagattttctttgtatttATGTTGCCATtttagaaaatttcaaactGAACATCGAACctttatataaaattttggtTTCAATTTTCGAGAAATTCTGCTCTGTTTCCTTGAGAGCTTTTGACGatgaatttcaaatcttgttaaacgatgatgattttaTGCCTTTATCCATTAATGACAAGACATTATATGAGAAAGTTTTGAAGATTTGCTGGATGAAGGAGGGCGAACACCTTTCCCTGCCAGATCCAACCAACGGAGAGCCATTTGCTGTGACTTTGCCTTTTTCTCCATTATACCCAATGACGTGTACACTTGCTAAGAAAACATATTCTAAAATAACCGCATTTCTTTCCATATTTTATCGTCATGAGCTACACactttgaataatattttgGTCAAAACAATGGACGATATATTTAATGATATcgtcaataaaaaaattcgtTCTAAACTTGAAAGTACGTCgagagaagaaattgcaCAAATCTTAGTCAATTTAGATTATTTTATCATAGCAGCAAAAGAATTTAGTAACTTCATGACAAGAGAgaatattttacaaaaccCGGATATGGAAATACGGTTATCCTCGATAAAATATCTTGCGGAAAGCAGAAAATTGGCAGAAACAAAGTTAATTGAATTAATCGATTCTAAGATATCAGATATTCTTGAAACTATTGAAATTGACTGGCAAATAACGGAGGTAAGGCAAGACCCGGATATCTCCATCATTGATCTGGCACAATTTTTAGAAATGATGTTTGCCAGCACGCTACAAAATTTACCATACAGCGTCCAAACATTATTGATTTTCCGTGAATTTGACTCCTTGACGAGACAATTCATGGGTCTATTATTGCATGACACACCAAGTACAATTACACATGAAAGCATAATGAATTTTGAAGTTGATGTCAATTATTTAGAGAGCATTATTCCCAGAATTTTCCCCTCTACACCAGGTACTATAGATAGTAATGGATACCAGTCGCCAATGACCCCTTCGACGCCTACATTTCCAAATGCCAACGGTGTTGACGCACCAacattatttgaaaataatatcaaaTCGCTAGAAGCTACATTTATGGAGTTGAAGCAGTGTATAGAGTTATTAAAGACTCAGGGAAAAGATTATAATGAACCAGAAATAAGATtaagaaaatattcaagAATTAGACAGGAAGATGCGGCTCTTTTGTTGAGCAAGATTCAGCACTTCGTCTCATCTGTAGAAGGAGCTAACGGCGATGACACTAGCGTAATGGATAGTAGCAGCATATTCAACTCTGAATCAGCGAGTGTCATTGACTCTAATACGAGTAGGATagccaaattttttaatagacgttaa
- a CDS encoding uncharacterized protein (hypothetical protein; non-essential gene) translates to MGIITLSGNVLHLLKAYPKKGLEEVSQPEPNTANDSSTEYKGKSKDDFQMVEKSNTDERYNFTRTKKWFLLMTSEYYKLMENRLLMFCIIACSFICAIQFLFFIIYWTNIVPRKTQRAITNLNYDYLTAHLKEQCVPYAKILDQCIL, encoded by the coding sequence ATGGGAATTATTACACTATCCGGCAATGTTCTACATTTATTGAAAGCCTACCCAAAAAAGGGCCTTGAAGAGGTTTCTCAACCAGAGCCTAATACAGCAAATGATTCCTCGACTGAatataaaggaaaaagcaAGGATGATTTTCAAATGGTCGAAAAATCCAATACAGATGAGAGATACAATTTTACAAGAACGAAAAAATGGTTTTTATTGATGACCTCAGAATATTACAAACTAATGGAAAACAGACTTTTAATGTTTTGCATTATCGCTTGCTCTTTTATTTGTGCTatccaatttcttttctttataatTTATTGGACCAACATTGTTCCACGGAAGACGCAAAGGGCAATAACTAACCTAAATTACGATTATTTAACAGCCCATCTAAAAGAGCAATGCGTTCCATATGCGAAAATTCTTGACCAATGTATTCTCTAG
- the TAN1 gene encoding putative tRNA acetyltransferase (Adaptor in Kre33p-mediated N4-acetylcytidine modification of tRNAs; tRNA-binding protein required for the formation of the modified nucleoside N(4)-acetylcytidine (ac4C) in serine and leucine tRNAs but not required for the same modification in 18S rRNA; protein abundance increases in response to DNA replication stress; contains a conserved THUMP domain, and is homologous to human THUMPD1), producing MGEKRNRNGKDANSQNRKKFKVSSGFLDPGTSGIYATCSRRHERQAAQELQLLFEEKFQELYGDIKEGEDESENDEKKDLSIEDQIKKELQELKGEETGKDLSSGETKKKDPLAFIDLNCECVTFCKTRKPIVPEEFVLSIMKDLADPKNMVKRTRYVQKLTPITYSCNAKMEQLIKLANLVIGPHFHDPSNVKKNYKFAVEVTRRNFNTIERMDIINQVVKLVNKEGSEFNHTVDLKNYDKLILVECFKSNIGMCVVDGDYKTKYRKYNVQQLYESKFRKDEDKSVKQ from the exons ATGGGTGAAAAACGTAACCGTAATGGTAAGGATGCAAATTCCCAAAACAGGAAGAAA TTTAAAGTATCTTCCGGATTCTTAGACCCTGGTACGTCTGGAATATATGCCACATGTTCTAGAAGACATGAACGTCAAGCAGCCCAAGAGTTGCAGCTTTTattcgaagaaaaatttcaagaactCTATGGGgatatcaaagaaggagaagatgaaagtgaaaatgacgaaaagaaagatcTATCAATTGAAGACCAgataaaaaaggaattacAAGAATTGAAAGGTGAAGAAACAGGCAAAGATTTATCTTCAGGGGagacaaagaagaaagaccCCTTAGCCTTCATCGACTTGAACTGTGAGTGCGTGACATTTTGTAAAACAAGAAAGCCAATTGTTCCCGAAGAATTTGTGCTAAGTATCATGAAAGACTTAGCGGATCCCAAAAATATGGTTAAACGTACTAGATATGTTCAGAAATTAACACCTATTACGTACTCTTGTAATGCAAAAATGGAGCAATTAATCAAGTTGGCCAATTTGGTTATTGGGCCACACTTTCATGACCCTTCGaatgttaaaaaaaattataaattTGCTGTAGAAGtgacaagaagaaatttcaatACGATTGAAAGAATGGACATCATTAATCAAGTTGTGAAGCTGGTCAATAAAGAGGGTTCTGAGTTTAATCATACTGTGGACTTGAAGAACTATGATAAATTGATTCTAGTGGAATGTTTTAAGAGCAATATCGGAATGTGTGTAGTCGATGGGGATTATAAAACCAAATATCGTAAATACAACGTTCAACAGCTTTATGAATCGAAATTCCGAAAGGATGAAGATAAGAGTGTAAAACAATAA